A genomic window from Aerosakkonema funiforme FACHB-1375 includes:
- a CDS encoding PAS domain S-box protein yields the protein MPTCATDVIPPPLKSAIVRHPLVVSPDTTVIDAIAQMSGARSFCQTTRTEDSQKNDLYVEARSSCVLVVENEQIIGILTERDVVRSIAQQQPLDRAVCEVMAHPVITLRESDFKNLFLAINLLQQYKIRHLPIVDDRNRPVGLITHESLQQTSRPIDLLRLRQVAEVMTEKVISASADSSLLTIAQTMAEHRISCVIIVESISNATETLLIPIGIITERDLVQFQALGLNSETCKAKTVMSTPVFTVKPDDSLWRVQQIVEQHFIHRLAVTGKRGELLGIVTQSSLLQILHPLELYNLAEVLGVKVAQLEAEKITLLKNRTVELEQQVEARTAALNAKIQQEKLIAHLAAQIRSSLSLQTILETTVAQIRQVLGCDRVTIWQFIADWETIAVAESTDSPVSSIGERVRDICFQQEQAEIYRQGKIRVVSDIYTTEMSDCHRQMAIRLQIRAKILVPLMCGDKLWGLLNAVESQHARNWQQSEVELLQALSLHLAIALQQATIHQQLQEELSQRKQAQAHLLESEARWQFALEGSGDGVWDWNVQTDRVFFSRQWKAMLGYSDSEVGNTLAEWHSRVHPDDKAGCYADLNKHLRGQTPTYQNEHRIRCQDGSYKWILDRGKVIERTADGKPLRVIGTHTDITDRKAAESVLRQYERMVASATDGIALLDRNYIYRFVNRVYLERNEKSVEEIIGHSVAELLGETGFQTIIQPYLDRCLTGKVQQYEEWFDYQNGSRRFIRVTYNPYFDLDGTITGIVVTTHDLTALKQTEQALQESEQFLRSIYEGVEQAIFTVDVLENGEFRHIAFNPAATRLWGKLIEEIDANSPEENFHYINCVRTGSAISYEQCVISNNTPTWWLTALNPIRDSSSRIYRIVGTSTDITLRKQAQTMLKLQNSILERIAKAEPLSMILDALLGTVELQIVDSLCSIMLCDGDGKLHCTVAPQLPEGYLRAIDGISIGEGVGSCGTAAFRREPVIVSDIATDPLWENYQNLALEYGLKACWSLPIISSDNRILGVFAIYYRRICTPQTQELENMIRIANIAGIAIERDLAAKTLQQLNQNLENLVAERTAALQASEERWHLALKGANDGIWDWDLKTNRIFFSDRWKEMRGFTSEEIGNTLDECLSRIHPDDFDRVMTALDEHFASRTEFFEVEYRVRRKDGAYMWVLDRAQALRDESGQVVRMIGSESDITARKQAEIALRDSERRYATLAAAAPVAIFRFDTPLNCVYVSDRWSEMTGRPIESALGTGWIDSLHPQDRDRLLEQYTQRYTQSHRDNRVFNCGEGRHLCPDGTVNWFYVQVVKEIDADGRLIGYIGTLTDITENKQIEAKLQNINQALQNAVEGISRLDIDRRYVSVNPAYAKLCGYEPNETIGMEWLQTVHPDDIAMMEAAYREMLKTNKAEVEVRGIRKDKSSFHQQVTMIAAYDEIGNFVGHYSFSKDISDRKQAEEILKAERLRLQLALDAAEMGTWSCSLPVGKLIWSDRTQEIFGFVPGTFSGDRETFIAMVHPEDTARVLESISATFETKAPYRIEYRIRRLDGEIRWLAVWGVILNDVPTTDRQIVGVVSDITEMKQAEIALQESEMRFRRMFDSSVVGMIFADFQGHITAANDFFLEMMGYTREELDADAIHWDAITPEEHMPADIRAMEHLIQYGYITPWEKEYYRKDGSRISVLIGAALLPGTKDRTICVVLDISDRKQAERENERLKNRLQFVLSSTPAAIYTCELNPNYRTTFISDNIRTVMGYTPEEFLSTSGFWADHINPEDAPRILAELSQLFERGHYIYEYRFLHKDGTYRWVRDEFRLVRNREGNPVEIVGYIADISARKQIEAELANSEAKYRGLVEGANDTIWLSDINKTLIYLSPQFKKLFGWDANEWIGKPFTDLVHPDDLPFIETDRKQNIELSKKSNNVEFRHRHRDGHYVWVRTSATPIHSDEGQVIGVQGILSDISELKQAEIALQTSENRFRQVFTSNIVGVMFTDFSGQIFDANDRFLEIIGYTREDLNAERINWINLTPIEHIANDRKAMAHLECYQAIDPWEKEYYRQDGSRVSVLVGVALLSETDSTCVCVVMDISDRKQYELQLKETNENLARATRLKDEFLANMSHELRTPLNAILGMAEGLQDLVFGSLNERQIRALQTISRSGSHLLEVINDILDVAKIESGQIELNFIPTAIAPLCQSSLTFIKQQALKKNIQLEIKLPDNLPDLSIDERRIRQVLINLLNNAVKFTPAGGRITLEVSLKQDNTNSDSAKIASPSYLQIAVIDTGIGIAPENINKLFQPFIQIDSALNRQYTGTGLGLVLVKRIVELHGGQVGVTSELGVGSRFTIELPCIVAAPSLSVPETQAEPYPELSQPEQEASPLILLAEDNEVNINTIASYLTVKGYRLLIAKNGLEAIELAESEKPELILMDIQMPEMDGLEATQKIRRNPNLADIPIVALTALAMDSDRDRCFAAGVDEYLTKPVKLKQLVTTIQRFLKQGNPRMVS from the coding sequence ATGCCTACTTGCGCCACAGATGTTATCCCGCCACCACTAAAGTCTGCGATCGTCCGCCATCCCTTAGTGGTTTCACCCGATACGACAGTCATAGATGCGATCGCGCAAATGAGCGGGGCACGATCGTTCTGCCAAACGACTAGAACGGAAGATAGTCAAAAAAATGACCTTTATGTAGAGGCGCGATCGAGCTGCGTATTGGTAGTCGAAAACGAACAGATTATCGGCATTCTGACCGAGCGGGATGTCGTGCGATCGATCGCCCAGCAACAACCCCTCGATCGGGCAGTCTGCGAGGTGATGGCACATCCCGTTATTACCCTGCGCGAGTCTGACTTCAAAAATTTATTTTTGGCGATTAATTTGCTCCAACAGTACAAGATTCGCCATTTGCCAATCGTAGACGATCGGAATCGCCCAGTAGGACTCATAACTCATGAGAGTTTGCAGCAAACTTCCCGACCGATCGACCTGTTGCGGTTGCGTCAGGTAGCTGAAGTGATGACCGAAAAAGTGATTAGCGCCTCAGCCGATTCCTCCCTACTGACGATCGCCCAAACAATGGCAGAACACCGTATCAGTTGCGTAATAATTGTCGAATCTATCAGTAATGCTACGGAAACCCTGCTAATTCCCATCGGGATTATAACCGAACGAGATCTAGTGCAATTTCAAGCATTGGGCTTGAACTCGGAGACTTGTAAAGCAAAGACAGTCATGAGTACGCCCGTTTTTACCGTCAAGCCGGACGACTCGCTCTGGAGAGTGCAGCAAATTGTGGAGCAGCACTTCATCCATCGATTAGCAGTGACCGGAAAGCGCGGAGAACTATTGGGCATCGTCACTCAGAGCAGTTTGCTGCAAATCCTCCATCCCCTAGAACTCTATAACTTAGCTGAAGTTTTGGGAGTAAAGGTAGCCCAACTGGAAGCCGAGAAAATCACACTGCTGAAAAATCGTACCGTTGAACTAGAACAGCAGGTGGAAGCCAGGACAGCCGCACTCAATGCCAAGATACAACAAGAGAAATTAATTGCCCATCTCGCAGCACAAATCCGATCGTCCCTAAGCCTACAAACAATTTTGGAGACAACCGTAGCCCAGATCAGGCAGGTACTGGGCTGCGATCGCGTCACTATTTGGCAATTTATCGCTGATTGGGAAACTATTGCCGTCGCAGAATCCACCGACTCACCCGTATCTTCGATCGGCGAACGAGTTCGCGACATCTGCTTTCAACAAGAGCAAGCCGAAATTTATCGTCAGGGCAAGATTCGTGTCGTATCAGATATCTACACGACCGAAATGTCAGACTGCCATCGACAAATGGCAATCCGCCTCCAAATACGAGCTAAAATTTTGGTGCCGCTTATGTGTGGGGACAAGTTGTGGGGTTTGCTCAATGCCGTTGAAAGCCAACACGCCCGCAACTGGCAACAATCGGAAGTAGAACTGCTGCAAGCCTTATCGCTACATCTGGCCATCGCTCTCCAGCAAGCCACCATCCACCAACAGTTACAGGAAGAACTGAGCCAACGAAAGCAAGCTCAAGCTCACCTCCTAGAAAGTGAAGCCCGCTGGCAATTTGCACTAGAAGGATCGGGAGATGGTGTATGGGATTGGAACGTTCAGACAGATCGAGTTTTCTTTTCCAGACAATGGAAAGCCATGCTCGGTTACAGCGATAGTGAAGTGGGCAATACTCTGGCAGAATGGCACAGCCGCGTACACCCCGATGACAAAGCTGGCTGCTATGCCGATTTGAACAAGCATTTGAGAGGACAAACCCCCACTTATCAAAACGAACATCGCATTCGATGCCAAGATGGCAGCTACAAGTGGATTCTCGATCGCGGCAAAGTCATCGAGCGCACAGCAGACGGTAAACCCCTGCGGGTAATTGGAACCCATACAGATATCACCGATCGCAAAGCAGCCGAGTCAGTTTTGCGTCAGTACGAACGGATGGTTGCGAGCGCCACTGATGGCATTGCCCTGCTCGATCGCAACTATATTTATCGTTTCGTCAATCGCGTTTATTTGGAACGGAATGAGAAATCTGTTGAAGAAATTATCGGACATTCTGTTGCAGAATTGCTTGGTGAAACGGGTTTCCAAACTATCATCCAGCCTTACCTAGATCGATGCCTAACAGGGAAAGTCCAACAATACGAAGAATGGTTTGATTATCAAAACGGGAGTCGCCGATTTATCAGGGTCACCTACAATCCCTATTTCGACCTAGATGGCACTATTACTGGGATTGTAGTGACAACTCACGATCTGACTGCGCTCAAGCAAACCGAACAAGCATTACAGGAAAGCGAACAGTTTTTGCGGAGTATTTATGAAGGAGTCGAACAAGCAATTTTCACCGTTGATGTCTTAGAAAATGGCGAATTTCGACACATTGCTTTTAACCCAGCCGCCACCCGGTTATGGGGTAAATTAATAGAAGAAATCGACGCAAATTCACCGGAAGAAAATTTTCATTATATTAATTGCGTTCGCACAGGCTCTGCCATTTCCTACGAACAATGCGTCATCTCAAACAACACACCGACTTGGTGGCTGACCGCGCTCAATCCCATCCGAGATAGTTCATCCCGTATTTATCGCATTGTCGGTACCAGTACAGACATTACCTTACGCAAGCAAGCCCAGACAATGCTGAAATTGCAAAACAGCATTTTGGAGCGCATTGCCAAAGCAGAGCCACTATCAATGATTTTAGATGCTTTGCTCGGTACTGTGGAATTGCAAATAGTCGATTCTCTCTGTTCGATTATGTTGTGCGATGGCGATGGCAAATTGCATTGCACAGTAGCTCCTCAATTGCCAGAAGGCTACCTGCGGGCGATCGATGGCATCTCCATCGGTGAAGGAGTTGGTAGCTGCGGCACGGCAGCTTTTCGTCGGGAACCCGTCATCGTCTCCGATATTGCCACCGATCCACTCTGGGAAAACTATCAAAATTTGGCTTTGGAATATGGATTAAAAGCCTGCTGGTCGCTCCCGATAATTAGCAGTGACAATCGGATTCTGGGAGTATTTGCAATTTATTATCGCCGGATTTGTACACCCCAAACCCAAGAGTTAGAAAATATGATCCGGATCGCCAATATTGCTGGAATTGCCATCGAACGAGATCTAGCAGCAAAAACTCTGCAACAATTAAACCAGAATTTAGAAAATTTGGTTGCCGAACGCACTGCTGCATTGCAAGCCAGCGAAGAACGGTGGCATTTGGCGCTCAAAGGCGCAAACGATGGTATTTGGGATTGGGATCTCAAAACTAATCGTATCTTCTTCTCCGATCGTTGGAAAGAAATGCGCGGCTTTACCAGTGAGGAGATTGGCAATACACTCGATGAGTGTCTGAGTCGAATTCACCCAGATGACTTCGATCGCGTTATGACTGCTCTTGACGAGCATTTTGCAAGTAGAACCGAATTCTTTGAAGTCGAATATCGGGTACGTCGCAAAGATGGCGCTTATATGTGGGTTTTAGATCGCGCCCAAGCATTACGGGATGAATCCGGACAAGTCGTTCGTATGATTGGATCGGAAAGCGACATTACCGCTCGCAAACAGGCAGAAATAGCCCTGCGAGACAGCGAACGTCGCTATGCTACCTTAGCGGCTGCTGCGCCAGTCGCTATTTTCCGATTTGATACGCCATTAAACTGTGTCTATGTCAGCGATCGCTGGAGCGAGATGACCGGGAGACCGATAGAATCTGCCTTGGGCACAGGTTGGATCGATAGCCTGCATCCCCAAGATCGCGATCGGCTATTAGAACAATACACGCAAAGATATACACAATCTCACAGAGACAATCGAGTATTTAACTGCGGTGAAGGCAGACATTTGTGCCCCGATGGTACTGTTAATTGGTTCTACGTTCAGGTGGTTAAGGAAATTGATGCTGATGGCAGATTGATTGGCTATATTGGCACTCTGACAGACATCACGGAAAACAAACAGATCGAAGCTAAATTACAAAATATCAATCAAGCTTTGCAAAATGCAGTAGAGGGTATTTCGCGCCTAGATATTGATAGACGCTATGTGTCAGTCAATCCTGCCTATGCCAAATTGTGCGGCTACGAACCTAACGAAACGATCGGTATGGAATGGTTGCAAACCGTCCATCCAGATGACATTGCCATGATGGAAGCAGCTTATCGAGAAATGCTTAAAACTAATAAGGCGGAAGTAGAAGTTAGGGGTATTCGCAAGGATAAATCTAGCTTCCATCAGCAAGTTACCATGATTGCTGCTTATGACGAAATTGGCAATTTTGTGGGGCATTACAGTTTCAGCAAAGATATCAGCGATCGCAAACAAGCAGAGGAAATCCTCAAAGCAGAAAGATTGCGGTTGCAACTGGCTTTGGATGCTGCCGAAATGGGTACTTGGAGTTGTAGTTTGCCAGTTGGCAAACTGATTTGGTCCGATCGCACACAAGAAATTTTTGGCTTTGTACCCGGTACTTTCTCAGGCGATCGAGAAACATTTATCGCGATGGTGCATCCAGAAGATACCGCCCGGGTGCTAGAGTCGATCTCCGCTACTTTTGAGACAAAAGCACCGTATCGCATTGAATATCGGATTCGGCGATTAGATGGCGAAATTCGCTGGCTTGCCGTATGGGGCGTTATTCTCAACGATGTACCAACTACCGATCGGCAAATCGTTGGAGTTGTCTCCGATATCACAGAAATGAAACAGGCGGAAATTGCTTTGCAAGAAAGTGAAATGCGCTTCCGTAGGATGTTTGATTCTAGTGTCGTCGGGATGATATTTGCGGATTTTCAGGGACATATCACTGCTGCCAACGATTTCTTCTTAGAAATGATGGGCTACACCAGAGAAGAACTGGATGCCGATGCGATCCATTGGGATGCGATCACACCAGAGGAACATATGCCAGCCGATATTAGAGCGATGGAACACCTGATCCAGTATGGCTATATTACCCCCTGGGAAAAGGAATACTATCGCAAGGATGGCAGCCGGATCTCTGTCTTGATTGGGGCGGCACTCCTTCCGGGTACGAAAGATCGAACTATTTGTGTAGTGCTGGATATCAGCGATCGCAAACAAGCCGAACGGGAAAATGAACGATTGAAAAATCGATTGCAATTTGTCCTGTCTTCTACCCCTGCGGCGATCTATACCTGCGAACTCAATCCCAACTATCGCACTACATTTATCAGCGACAATATCCGCACGGTGATGGGTTATACCCCAGAGGAATTCCTGTCCACTTCTGGATTCTGGGCAGACCATATTAACCCAGAAGATGCTCCCCGAATATTGGCAGAACTTTCCCAATTGTTCGAGCGGGGACACTATATTTATGAATACCGTTTTCTGCACAAAGATGGAACCTATCGCTGGGTGCGGGATGAATTTCGCTTAGTTCGCAATCGGGAGGGAAATCCGGTCGAAATAGTGGGATATATAGCTGATATCAGCGCTCGCAAACAAATTGAGGCGGAATTAGCAAATAGCGAAGCTAAATACCGAGGTTTGGTAGAAGGAGCTAACGATACGATCTGGTTGAGCGATATTAATAAAACGCTTATTTATCTGTCTCCTCAGTTTAAAAAATTGTTTGGTTGGGACGCCAATGAATGGATCGGTAAGCCGTTTACAGATTTGGTGCATCCAGACGATCTCCCATTCATAGAAACCGATCGCAAACAGAATATCGAACTAAGCAAAAAATCGAATAATGTTGAATTCCGACATCGCCATAGAGATGGCCACTATGTCTGGGTGAGAACCAGCGCCACACCCATTCACAGTGATGAAGGGCAAGTGATTGGCGTGCAGGGAATTCTATCCGATATCAGCGAGCTCAAACAGGCAGAAATCGCCTTACAAACCAGTGAAAATCGCTTCCGTCAGGTATTTACATCAAATATTGTGGGGGTGATGTTTACCGATTTTAGCGGCCAAATCTTTGATGCAAACGATCGCTTTTTAGAGATTATTGGCTACACGCGAGAAGACCTAAATGCCGAGCGGATTAATTGGATAAATCTCACTCCTATCGAACATATTGCCAACGATCGCAAAGCGATGGCACATTTGGAATGTTACCAGGCGATCGACCCGTGGGAAAAAGAGTACTATCGTCAAGATGGTAGCCGAGTCTCTGTCCTAGTTGGGGTGGCGCTACTCTCGGAAACCGACAGCACTTGCGTTTGTGTGGTAATGGATATTAGCGATCGCAAACAATACGAACTCCAGCTCAAAGAAACCAACGAAAATCTCGCTCGCGCTACCCGCCTCAAAGATGAATTTCTCGCCAATATGAGCCACGAACTTCGCACCCCCCTCAATGCGATTTTAGGCATGGCCGAAGGACTGCAAGATCTAGTTTTTGGCAGTCTCAACGAGCGACAGATCAGAGCCTTACAAACGATCTCTCGCAGTGGTTCTCATTTGCTGGAAGTCATTAACGATATTCTAGATGTAGCCAAAATAGAATCGGGTCAGATAGAGCTAAACTTTATTCCGACTGCGATCGCTCCACTGTGTCAGTCGAGTTTAACATTTATCAAACAACAAGCTCTCAAAAAAAATATCCAACTAGAGATTAAACTACCAGACAATCTGCCCGACTTATCGATCGACGAACGGCGCATCCGCCAAGTCTTGATCAACCTGCTCAACAATGCTGTCAAGTTCACCCCAGCAGGGGGACGCATCACCCTAGAAGTCAGCCTCAAACAGGACAATACTAACTCTGATTCCGCCAAGATCGCATCCCCCAGCTACTTGCAAATTGCTGTCATCGATACGGGTATCGGTATTGCACCAGAAAATATCAACAAACTGTTTCAGCCGTTTATCCAAATCGATAGCGCTCTCAACCGTCAATATACAGGCACTGGCTTAGGTCTAGTGTTGGTCAAACGTATCGTCGAACTTCACGGCGGACAGGTGGGGGTCACTAGCGAATTAGGGGTGGGAAGTCGCTTCACGATCGAACTACCTTGCATTGTGGCTGCACCATCTTTATCGGTACCGGAAACCCAAGCCGAACCTTACCCCGAACTCAGTCAGCCCGAACAAGAAGCATCCCCCTTAATCTTGCTGGCAGAGGACAACGAAGTCAATATCAATACGATCGCCAGCTACCTAACAGTCAAAGGCTATCGCCTTCTGATTGCGAAAAATGGTCTGGAAGCGATCGAGTTGGCTGAGTCTGAAAAGCCCGAATTGATTCTGATGGATATTCAAATGCCAGAGATGGATGGACTGGAAGCAACACAGAAAATCCGCCGCAATCCAAACTTAGCCGATATCCCGATCGTTGCTTTGACTGCACTTGCGATGGATAGCGATCGCGATCGCTGTTTTGCCGCCGGCGTCGATGAATACCTTACCAAACCAGTCAAGTTGAAGCAATTGGTAACTACTATTCAACGCTTTTTGAAACAAGGCAATCCTAGAATGGTAAGCTAG
- the gvpA gene encoding gas vesicle structural protein GvpA, with product MAVEKTNSSSSLAEVIDRILDKGIVVDAWARVSLVGIELLAIEARVVIASVETYLKYAEAVGLTQSAAMPAA from the coding sequence ATGGCTGTCGAAAAAACCAACTCTTCTTCTAGCTTGGCTGAAGTTATCGATCGCATTCTTGACAAAGGTATTGTTGTAGACGCTTGGGCTCGCGTTTCGCTAGTTGGTATTGAATTACTCGCGATCGAAGCTCGTGTTGTAATCGCTTCTGTTGAAACATATTTGAAGTATGCTGAAGCAGTTGGTCTAACTCAATCTGCTGCGATGCCTGCTGCGTAA
- the gvpC gene encoding gas vesicle protein GvpC, with protein sequence MTSLMERIRQEHRSIAEEVTQLFRDTQTFLSDTATTRQDRAKQQAEDLFKFHQDLQQENRDFLTDIHQQRMEQAKKQAEDLFEFHQDLQQENRDFLTDTHQQRMEQAKKQAEDLFKFHQDLQQENRDFLTDTHQQRMTNAKEQSQQLGQFRRDLFISIFGIPRSSPSSKQPPNSAKQSISPPNNSSKLPTNSPSPKPPTNPLRPPAAKVAEAESQSKI encoded by the coding sequence ATGACATCCTTAATGGAAAGAATCCGGCAGGAGCATCGTTCTATAGCTGAGGAAGTAACTCAACTATTCAGAGATACTCAAACATTTCTGTCGGATACCGCTACAACCAGACAAGATCGAGCTAAACAGCAAGCTGAAGATCTGTTTAAATTTCACCAAGATTTACAGCAAGAAAATCGCGACTTCTTAACAGATATCCATCAGCAACGGATGGAACAAGCGAAAAAACAAGCTGAAGATCTGTTTGAATTTCACCAAGATTTACAGCAAGAAAATCGCGACTTCCTAACAGATACCCATCAACAACGGATGGAACAAGCGAAAAAGCAAGCTGAAGATCTGTTTAAATTTCACCAAGATTTACAGCAAGAAAATCGCGACTTCTTAACAGATACCCATCAGCAACGGATGACTAACGCTAAGGAACAAAGCCAGCAGCTAGGTCAATTCCGTCGGGATCTGTTTATTAGCATTTTTGGAATTCCTCGCTCTAGTCCTTCCTCAAAGCAACCTCCGAATTCAGCAAAGCAGTCCATAAGTCCGCCCAATAATTCATCAAAACTGCCAACGAATTCACCTTCACCAAAACCGCCAACAAATCCATTAAGACCTCCAGCCGCAAAAGTTGCTGAGGCGGAGTCTCAATCTAAAATATAA
- a CDS encoding RNA-guided endonuclease TnpB family protein, with protein sequence MLLYEFKLKGKAKQYRLIDEAIRTGLFIRNKCIRYWLDNSKVGKYELSAYCKILASEFSFAKKLNSMARQASADRAWAAISRFHDNCKKKIAGKKEFPKFKKRCHSVEYKTTGWKLSENRKYLILTDGFEIGQIKLIGTYDLHGYQLSDIKRIRLVRRADGYYAQFCIAYNREIKTEPTKRMIGLDVGLTHFYTDSEGNHVDNPRYLHRSEKALKRLQRRVSRKFRTGQKPSKNYIKAKQKLAKKHLKLSRQRKDWACKLAQCVIQSNDLIAYEDLQVRNMARNHKLGQSISDVTWYQFRVWLEYFGRVYGKITVAVPPEYTSVNCSNCGNEVKKTLSTRTHKCSCGLVLCRDTNAAINILMEALSTVGHTGTRAKDALNAWGELSLYLDSVMSLDKDSR encoded by the coding sequence ATGCTATTGTACGAATTTAAGCTGAAAGGCAAAGCCAAACAATATCGCTTAATTGATGAAGCGATTAGAACTGGCTTGTTTATCAGAAACAAGTGCATTAGATATTGGTTAGACAACTCCAAGGTTGGCAAGTACGAGCTAAGTGCCTACTGTAAAATCTTGGCATCTGAATTCAGCTTTGCGAAGAAACTGAATTCAATGGCAAGGCAAGCATCGGCAGATAGAGCTTGGGCGGCGATTTCACGGTTTCATGATAATTGTAAAAAGAAGATTGCAGGCAAGAAAGAATTTCCTAAGTTTAAAAAGCGATGTCATTCAGTTGAATATAAAACAACTGGTTGGAAGCTATCAGAAAACAGGAAGTATTTAATCTTGACTGATGGTTTTGAAATTGGCCAAATTAAACTGATCGGAACCTACGACTTGCATGGCTATCAATTATCAGATATTAAGCGCATCAGGTTAGTCAGACGGGCAGATGGATATTACGCCCAGTTTTGTATCGCCTATAATCGTGAAATCAAAACCGAACCAACCAAAAGGATGATTGGGCTTGATGTTGGTCTGACTCATTTCTATACAGATTCAGAGGGCAATCATGTAGATAACCCTAGATACTTGCATCGTTCGGAAAAAGCATTAAAACGATTACAAAGAAGAGTATCTAGAAAGTTTCGTACTGGTCAAAAACCGTCTAAAAATTACATCAAAGCCAAACAAAAATTAGCCAAAAAACACCTAAAACTTAGTAGGCAGCGTAAAGATTGGGCGTGTAAGCTAGCCCAATGCGTAATTCAGTCTAACGACTTGATTGCTTATGAAGACTTGCAGGTGAGAAATATGGCTAGGAATCACAAACTAGGTCAGAGTATTAGCGATGTAACTTGGTATCAGTTCCGAGTTTGGTTGGAGTATTTTGGCAGGGTGTATGGGAAGATAACTGTAGCCGTTCCACCTGAATACACCAGCGTTAATTGCTCAAATTGCGGTAATGAAGTCAAGAAAACGCTTAGCACTAGAACTCATAAATGTAGTTGTGGATTGGTGTTGTGTCGAGATACGAATGCGGCAATTAATATCTTGATGGAAGCATTAAGTACGGTAGGGCATACCGGAACTAGGGCAAAAGATGCCCTCAACGCTTGGGGAGAGTTGTCCCTCTATCTAGATTCAGTAATGAGTCTAGACAAGGACTCTCGCTGA
- a CDS encoding S66 peptidase family protein, whose amino-acid sequence MNICQLPPSLQPGDLLKVVAPSGALREYQALEKGVQIWCDRGYRVEVTNVQEKWGYLAGKDEHRRRQLQEAWHNPEVKGILCVRGGYGSTRLLEDWIWTVGERASKAQFPITNPKWLIGFSDVTALLWSLSKIGISGVHGPLLTTIASEPDWSIQRLFDWVEGKQLQPLQGVGWGGGKVSGILLPANLTVATHLLGTPLQPELDEVILALEDVTEFPYRIDRQLTQWRMMGIFQKVKGIALGRFSRCEAPEGIPSFSIEEVLRDRLCDLGIPIGSDLPFGHDGPNACLPMGVPVELDGDRGMLSFR is encoded by the coding sequence ATGAATATCTGTCAATTACCACCATCATTACAGCCAGGGGATTTACTAAAAGTAGTTGCCCCCAGCGGTGCTTTGCGAGAATATCAAGCATTGGAAAAAGGCGTGCAAATTTGGTGCGATCGCGGCTATCGTGTAGAAGTTACCAATGTGCAAGAAAAATGGGGCTATCTCGCTGGAAAAGACGAACATCGTCGCCGCCAACTACAAGAAGCATGGCACAATCCAGAAGTCAAGGGAATCCTTTGTGTCAGAGGCGGTTACGGAAGTACTAGATTGTTGGAAGATTGGATATGGACTGTAGGAGAACGGGCGAGCAAAGCACAATTCCCAATCACCAATCCTAAATGGCTGATAGGTTTTTCCGATGTTACTGCGCTGCTGTGGAGTTTGAGTAAAATCGGGATTTCTGGCGTTCACGGCCCCTTGCTCACCACGATAGCATCCGAACCGGATTGGTCAATCCAAAGATTGTTCGACTGGGTAGAAGGAAAGCAACTGCAACCATTGCAAGGTGTAGGATGGGGTGGCGGTAAAGTGAGCGGCATTTTATTACCGGCTAATCTAACAGTAGCGACGCACTTATTGGGAACGCCGTTGCAACCGGAATTAGATGAAGTAATTTTAGCCTTAGAAGATGTGACAGAATTTCCTTATCGCATTGACAGACAATTAACCCAATGGCGGATGATGGGAATATTCCAAAAAGTGAAAGGTATTGCCTTGGGAAGATTTAGTCGCTGCGAGGCTCCAGAGGGAATTCCCAGTTTTAGTATAGAGGAAGTGTTGCGCGATCGCCTCTGTGACCTTGGCATACCCATCGGATCGGACTTGCCCTTCGGTCACGACGGCCCCAACGCCTGCTTACCGATGGGAGTTCCAGTAGAATTAGATGGCGATCGAGGTATGCTTAGTTTTAGGTAA
- a CDS encoding retroviral-like aspartic protease family protein translates to MQFTSVDTMGKITTTIAVTNRLDEGLVERGVISAQEVRSITLKDVLVDTGATTLCLPANVISRLGLSLLKEVDIATATGLGKARIFQDAKISLLGREGTFECVELPSGADPLLGVIPLEALGIELDLQNQRPILLPMNPTTSYLRI, encoded by the coding sequence ATGCAATTCACTAGCGTCGATACAATGGGAAAAATTACTACAACTATCGCGGTTACGAATCGTTTGGATGAAGGTCTGGTAGAACGGGGTGTGATTTCAGCACAGGAAGTGCGATCGATTACTCTCAAAGATGTGCTAGTGGATACGGGAGCTACTACTTTGTGTTTGCCAGCCAATGTAATTTCGCGATTGGGATTATCCCTCCTCAAAGAAGTTGATATTGCTACAGCTACGGGATTGGGAAAAGCGCGAATCTTTCAAGATGCCAAAATTTCTTTGCTGGGAAGAGAGGGAACTTTTGAGTGTGTAGAATTGCCGTCAGGTGCAGATCCATTGCTTGGTGTAATTCCGCTAGAAGCGCTGGGTATTGAACTGGATTTGCAAAATCAAAGACCGATCCTTTTACCCATGAATCCAACAACAAGTTATTTAAGAATATAG